The nucleotide window AAGGGGCCACAGCTTAGATCATATCTATCGCAAGGACAGGGCTTTCCATGGTCCATGTTCATTGTGTCACTCGGGTTTCAGCCATTTGCTATATGCTCCACCGTTCTGGATGGCCTGTCGTGATCGGCGTCTCGCCCGCTATTGCCCCTCGGGCCGCACCCGTGGCTTGGCAACCGTTCACCGTCATTTTCGGATGCGCCCGGGAACTGGGAGCGGGTGAGAGCCGACCTTCAAATCATTCCAGGTTCCTGGGAACAGCACGACCTGAAGCTTGCAAACGCCATATCGCGTCATTTCAAGAGTCTCCGCGACTGAGAAGATCAAAAGCTCACGGGACATGACCGATGCTTGAAGCAGGAATCACAGCTGGAAGAATACTGGAGTCAGAACCTTGCGACAGTGAGTCTGAGACATAGCGTGATGGGTTAGGTACCTATCTACCTTTGTGTAACTAAGAAACTATATCTTTCCAGTATCCACCTAGCTTTGCAACAAActcaacttcatcaactCATGAGCCCTGTTCGGCCAGGAGTGCCTCAATGGGGCAAAAACAGATTAAAACCGTGACAGTGTTGGTAGCATAAACAAGACAATGAGCCAGAAGCACCAGGTCCTCCACGTGGCGTAGTCCGCTTCcctgttcctcctcaacagcccGTTCATCCCGATACCGGCTCCAAGAAGGACTGGAACAACAAATGCCCATAACTTGAGCCTCCAGAAATAAGCACAGGCGAATGACCAGGACAAGATGAAGGCACCGATGACAGCCCTGCACAGCCCATCACCGATCAGAATGGGCAcgctcttcctctcccgcaGTCTATCCCCGACTTGATCCTTGAGGTCCTGGATGTATCCAGTGGTCAAGATGACCGCTGCAATCATGACTGTCCACAAATGGCCCTCGTCATTTACCGTCCttcccacaccaccagcaagTCTCAAACTTCCACCGTTGAAGCCCAAAGAGCCGGCCGCAATCAGTGGGTCTCTGAGCATGTGGTCGCCACCTCTCAAGTCATTGTACATCCAGACCAACACGAGGATCCACATTCCCTCGGAGAACACCCCAAGGTACCAGTTCATTGCCATCGCCAACGGTATCGAACTGAGCAACAATAATCTTGCGTGTTCCATGGTGGCATATCCACTAGGTATGGGCCGCCAGGGCTTGTTGATCCTGTCTTCCTCGACCGAATCGGCGCCACGCTGGTTGGCGAGGTCAAATATGAAGGTCATATACCAGTTGTAGATTACCACGATAGGTACCCGCCAGAGGACCTCAGAGACGGTGGGCCCTGTTTCGTCCGAGAACAACCGAGGCCCAGCGAGGGCACCAAAGATACCAAACGCAGAGTTGGGAAGAATAAACGTTGGAAAGTCGTTCTCGGTAAACTGCCAGATGAGGAAGGGTATACCTTTTATCCAAGAGAGGGGGGTGCTGTTGAGGACGGGCGagtgttgtggttgctgagatttgggaaggagaggtGAGCTGGGAGATACGCCAGTCCATTGGCTCTCCACATCCTGACTTGACTTGTCTACTGGTCTCATTTCGCCGGAGCAAGTGATAAGAAAGACAGCTGAGAGGTAAAATGAGGTGACGTGAAGAGAGAAGATGCTATCTGGTAACGAGCACGCAACAGACGGTCGGATAGGTAGGCAAGGTATCCCTCGAGAGGAGCTATATGGGACGGAGCGGCCATCGTATTTATCTTGATCGTCCTATTTCCTGACTCGCGACCCCCCGCGTGTGTAGCAGGAGCAAGCACACTGACAAGAATAGGTCCTGAGGATCGTCTCACTGAAAAGGAATAGCCACTTCAAATCGGCCCCACTGTCACACTGGCGGCACTGGAAGATAGAGGCAGGATCCAGGGAACGGGACAAGGGTAGGAAAGTAATAATGGCGCAACTGTTCGTCTGTCGGATGAAGTGTTTCCTCCTTGCCGGATCCATCCTGTCCCAAGGACCCCAGGTCAACAGCGGCTGTTCTCCACTTCGGGAAACATGGCAAAGCCCGCAGACAGACATAGTGGGATATGAACTTTTCCAAAGCAGACCCATATCCACAATGCGCTGACGAAATCGTATGTAATCGACACTTAAGAGGTTGTTATCACCATGTGAGCATCATCCGGAGCTCGCTGGCCAGATCTGCAAGACTCACAAATCACACATTCCTCTGCCTGAGGATTTCCAAGCAATCCATACCCAAAGAGTAAGGTAAAGCACCACAAGGTATCACTTCAGTCTCATCAAGATGCGGCGTATGGTATGCAGCCTGCAAGCGAACCCCTCGTTTTGGCCGCATTCTTCTTATTGCTTTCTGGACCCGAGAGTTCGGGTACGCGCCGAGGATGCCCCGAATGGGGATAGTTGTCCATTCGTGAAGTGTTCAATTTTCCGGCCTGTTGTCGGGTTCGATCAGATGGCGCCATCTAAGTTTACTTACGGAGTATTGACACTGTGGCACATGCTGATGATGCCGCAGATGGTGTTTTATTCGTTGACTCGACGGCAATAGCTTAACACCAACCA belongs to Podospora bellae-mahoneyi strain CBS 112042 chromosome 6, whole genome shotgun sequence and includes:
- a CDS encoding hypothetical protein (EggNog:ENOG503P1WY; COG:S), coding for MRPVDKSSQDVESQWTGVSPSSPLLPKSQQPQHSPVLNSTPLSWIKGIPFLIWQFTENDFPTFILPNSAFGIFGALAGPRLFSDETGPTVSEVLWRVPIVVIYNWYMTFIFDLANQRGADSVEEDRINKPWRPIPSGYATMEHARLLLLSSIPLAMAMNWYLGVFSEGMWILVLVWMYNDLRGGDHMLRDPLIAAGSLGFNGGSLRLAGGVGRTVNDEGHLWTVMIAAVILTTGYIQDLKDQVGDRLRERKSVPILIGDGLCRAVIGAFILSWSFACAYFWRLKLWAFVVPVLLGAGIGMNGLLRRNREADYATWRTWCFWLIVLFMLPTLSRF